The genomic DNA ACCAAAGCCTGTAGGTATTTATAATTTCAGTAGGAATTCTGGCAACAATACCTGCAAAAATTATCAATGACATGCCATTTCCAATGCCTTTTTCCGTAACACGCTCTCCCAACCAGACTAAAAACATTGTACCTGTCGTAAGAGTAAGTACTGTAGTTAACTGAAAACTTATACCCCAGTTATTTACAATGCCTCTTCCTATACTGTGCATCAAAAAGGTCATGGTCCAAGCTTGCACAGCACAAAGAACAACCGCCCCATATCTCGTATATTGACTAATCTTCTTCCTGCCGGCATCGCCTTCTTTTGAAAGTTTTTCCAAAGCAGGAATTACAGGAGTAAGTAATTGCATTATAATCGACGAACTTATATAGGGCATTACACCCAGAGCACAAATGGAGAAAGTTTTAAAGGCCCCGCCCGTAAAGAGATCAAGAAAACCGAGAATGCCGCCCTGTTGTGCCTTCATAAATGAAGAGAGTGCTGCAGCATCAATACCCGGTGTAGGGATGTGACAACCCAGCCTATAAATCATAAGCATCCCAAGAGTAAACACCACGCGATCTCTAAGCTCAGGTATCTTGAAAATATTTCTTAAACCTTCAAAGAAGCTTTTAAACATCCTACTTTATCTCTCCCCCTGCTGCTTTAATTATTTCCACCGCTTTTTTACTTACTTTCGCCGCTTTTACGGTCAACTTTTTCTTAAGTTCCCCGTCTCCGAGTACTTTTACAAGTTTGGAGCCATTATCAATCAATCGCTTTGCTATTAAAGACTTAATGTCTACCGTTTCTCCATTTTCAAATCTATTAAGATCAGAAACATTTACAATAGCATATTTTGTTTTGAAAATATTAGTAAAACCTCTTTTAGGCGCGCGCCTTACTAAAGGCATTTGACCGCCTTCAAATCCTACCTTATTCCCGTGTTTTCTGGCATTTTGACCTTTATTGCCTTTTGTAGAGGTTTTGCCATGGCCGCTGCCTATTCCAAACCCAATTCTCTTTCTTTTTTTTCTGGCACCTTTGTTCGGTTTCAACTCATTAAGCTTCATCATAAATCTCCCCTACTTTTAAAAGATTCCAATTCTTATCACTTTTACCTCAATACAGCACCCGCAACCCGTCACTCGTTACCCGCTACTTTTTCACTATACCAACAATTCTTCAATTTTTTTATCCCGGAGTTCTGCAAGTCTATCTATTCTTTTTAAAGACTTAAGCGCTACAACTGTCGCTTTCGTCAGGTTATATGGATTTGTTGATCCTATAGTTTTGCTTAAAATATCTTTTATTCCCGCAAGTTCAACGACGGCACGTACCGCTCCGGCCGTTATAACTCCGGTCCCCGGGAAAGCCGGTTTCAAGAGTAATCTTGTCGCGCCAAAATGAACAAGTACCGTATGAGGAATTGTAGCACCTGAAAGCGGAACTTCAAAAAGGTTTTTCTTTGCGTCTTCAACTCCCTTCTTGATTGCGTCAGGAACTTCATTTGCTTTGCCTATTCCGACACCCACATGACCTTTCTGATCTCCAACTATCACAATAGAGCTGAAAGACATTCGCTTTCCGCCCTTTACTACTTTGGAGACTCTTTTAATACTGATTACTTTTTCTTTCAATTCATACTTTGATGAATCAATCCTAGACAAGATATCCCTCCTTAAAAAACCAATCCTTCTTTTCTGGCTGCATCAGCCAGTTTTTTAACTTTTCCGTGGTAAATATAACCGCTCCTGTCAAATACTATAGCTTTTATTCCTTTTTCAATACACTTTTTAGCAAGCAATACTCCGATTGCCTCTGCAGCAATCTGATTATCTCCGGCTTTTAATTTTCCTTTCAGTTCTTTGGAAAGTGTAGAAACCGTAAGCAAAGTTTTTCCTGTTACATCATCAACAAGCTGAGCATAAGTATGTTTCAAACTTCTCTTAATACACATTCTTGGACGACCTGTAGTTCCTATAACTTTTTTTCTGGTTCTTTTATGTCTCATTACTCTTAATGCTTCTCTATTAAACGCCATGATTACTTTCCTCCACCGGTTGCGCCGCCTGCTGTTTTACCGGCTTTTCTCTTAATATGTTCACCGGCATACTTAATACCTTTTGCTTTATAAGGATCAGGCACTCTGATCTTCCTGATTTGAGCTGCAAAATCACCGAGTAATTCTTTATCCGCACATTTCAATGTGATTACAGTATTTTTCTCTACAGATCCCGAAACACCTGCAGGGAGAATTCTCTCCACGGGATGAGAAAAGCCAAGAGTCATAGAAAGCTTGTTACCTGCAATAGCCGCCTTAAAACCAACACCTTCGATCATAAGTACTTTTGTATATTGTTCCGTAACACCTTTAATCATTACGGCGATCCTTGCTCTTACTGTCCCGTGATTTGACTTAACCTGAGCTTCTTCTGTTTCCTTAATAACAGTAACTTTCCCGTCTTTAAACTCAACTTTCAATTTAGACGGAAGCTTCATTTCAAGTTTTCCGTTAGGGCCTTCAACCCTTACAACATTATCTGCTATTGCTACTTTAACATTTGCCGGTACTAAAACCGGATTATTTCCGCCCCTAGCCATTAATTCCTCCTACCATATTTGACAGATTACTTCACCGCCAACATTATTCAATCTCGCATCTTTGTCTGTCATAAGACCTTTTGATGTAGAGATAATTGCAACACCATACCCATCAAGTACTTTTGGTAATTCTTTTGAACCTCTGTAAACTCTGAAACCAGGAGTAGAAACTGATTTAATCCCGGAAATCACCCTTTCTTTATTTGAATACTTCAAATATACTCTAATAACACCTTTCTTCCTGTCATCAATCCTTTTGAAGTTCTTAACATAACCTTCCTTCTGGATAATCTTCAGGATTTCATAAGAAAGCCAAGAGTAAGGAATATCAGTCTGTTCCTTCATCGCTTTGTTGGCGTTTCTTATTTTTGTTAACATATTACTTACTGTATCTACTGATGCCATCTTTTTTTCTCCTTACCAGCTTGCTTTTCTGACACCAGGTATCTTTCCTTCCTGGGCAAGTTTCCTGAAACAAATTCTGCATACGCCGAATTTCCTGTAATAACCGCGCCTTCTCCCGCAAATCTTACATCTATTATACTTTCTTGTTTTATATTTAGGTTCACGTTCATTTTTTACAATCCAAGACGTTTTCGCCACCTTAAACCCCCTGCTTCTTAAACGGCATACCAAAATACTCAAGAAGCGCTTTCGCTTCCGCATCAGTTTTAGCCGTTGTTACAATTGTAATGTCCATACCATGTATCTGATCAGTTTTATCAACATCTACTTCAGGAAATATGATCTGTTCTTTTATTCCCATAGTATAATTACCCCTGCCATCAAAAGACTTATCAGACACGCCTTTGAAATCCTTCGATCTGGGAAGAGCAATTTTTATATACCTATCCAAAAATTCATACATCCTGTCATTCCTGACAGTAACCATGACACCAATTGGATTTCCTATCCTTATTTTAAAATTAGAAATATCCTTTTTTGATCTCGTAATTACCGGATGTTGCCCGGTTATCGCCGCAAGTTCGGCAACCACGGCATCAATAAGCTTTACATTATCTGCTGCCTTACCCATACCCACGTTCATACTTACCTTAACAAGTTTTGGAACCTGCATAACAGACTTGTATTTAAACTGTTTCATCATTTCCGGCACTATCTTTGTTCTGTAAAGCTCTTTTAATGTTGGCATCATATATTAATCCTTTATCCCTCTGTCAATTCGCCGCACTTTTTGCAGGCTCTTGCTTTTTTTCCATCTTTTAAAAACTTCATCCTAACCATTGTCGGCTTACTGCATCTTGGGCAAACAAGCATAACTTTAGATATACTAAGAGCAGCCTCTTTCGAAACGATACCGCCTTGAGGAGCTTGCTGACTGGGTTTA from Candidatus Firestonebacteria bacterium RIFOXYD2_FULL_39_29 includes the following:
- a CDS encoding 50S ribosomal protein L15 encodes the protein MKLNELKPNKGARKKRKRIGFGIGSGHGKTSTKGNKGQNARKHGNKVGFEGGQMPLVRRAPKRGFTNIFKTKYAIVNVSDLNRFENGETVDIKSLIAKRLIDNGSKLVKVLGDGELKKKLTVKAAKVSKKAVEIIKAAGGEIK
- a CDS encoding 30S ribosomal protein S5, which codes for MSRIDSSKYELKEKVISIKRVSKVVKGGKRMSFSSIVIVGDQKGHVGVGIGKANEVPDAIKKGVEDAKKNLFEVPLSGATIPHTVLVHFGATRLLLKPAFPGTGVITAGAVRAVVELAGIKDILSKTIGSTNPYNLTKATVVALKSLKRIDRLAELRDKKIEELLV
- a CDS encoding 50S ribosomal protein L18; protein product: MAFNREALRVMRHKRTRKKVIGTTGRPRMCIKRSLKHTYAQLVDDVTGKTLLTVSTLSKELKGKLKAGDNQIAAEAIGVLLAKKCIEKGIKAIVFDRSGYIYHGKVKKLADAARKEGLVF
- a CDS encoding 50S ribosomal protein L6, translating into MARGGNNPVLVPANVKVAIADNVVRVEGPNGKLEMKLPSKLKVEFKDGKVTVIKETEEAQVKSNHGTVRARIAVMIKGVTEQYTKVLMIEGVGFKAAIAGNKLSMTLGFSHPVERILPAGVSGSVEKNTVITLKCADKELLGDFAAQIRKIRVPDPYKAKGIKYAGEHIKRKAGKTAGGATGGGK
- a CDS encoding 30S ribosomal protein S8; the encoded protein is MASVDTVSNMLTKIRNANKAMKEQTDIPYSWLSYEILKIIQKEGYVKNFKRIDDRKKGVIRVYLKYSNKERVISGIKSVSTPGFRVYRGSKELPKVLDGYGVAIISTSKGLMTDKDARLNNVGGEVICQIW
- a CDS encoding 50S ribosomal protein L5; this translates as MPTLKELYRTKIVPEMMKQFKYKSVMQVPKLVKVSMNVGMGKAADNVKLIDAVVAELAAITGQHPVITRSKKDISNFKIRIGNPIGVMVTVRNDRMYEFLDRYIKIALPRSKDFKGVSDKSFDGRGNYTMGIKEQIIFPEVDVDKTDQIHGMDITIVTTAKTDAEAKALLEYFGMPFKKQGV
- a CDS encoding 50S ribosomal protein L24, which encodes MSALKTKLRKGDTVELISGEDKGKKGRILQITKITNKRGDEITKVIVEGVNFMKKHIKPSQQAPQGGIVSKEAALSISKVMLVCPRCSKPTMVRMKFLKDGKKARACKKCGELTEG